The Streptomyces cyanogenus DNA segment ACGTGGCCGCTCACGACCGTGAACTCGTGGGCCACGCCCCGGTGCGTGACCGGGATGCCGGCCGCACCCGGCACCGAGATCGAGCTGGAGATGCCCGGCACCACCGTGCACGGGATGCCGGCCTCGGCGAGCGCCTGGACCTCCTCCATGCCGCGGCCGAAGACGTACGGGTCGCCGCCCTTGAGCCGGACGACCGCCTTGCCCTGCTTGGCGTGCGCGATGAGCGCGTTGTTGATGGCCTCCTGGGCCATGAAGCGGCCGTACGGGATCTTCGCCGCGTCGATCACCTCGACGTGCGGCGGGAGTTCGGCGAGCAGGTCGCGCGGGCCGAGCCGGTCGGCGATGACGACGTCCGCCTCGGCGAGCAGGCGCCGGCCGCGGACCGTGATCAGGTCGGGGTCGCCGGGGCCGCCGCCGACCAGGGCCACGCCGGGGGTGCGGGTGCGGTGGTGCGGGGCGACGAGGGTGCCGTCGCGCAGGCCCTCGACGACCGCGTCACGGATGGCGGCGGTGTGCCGGGGGTCGCGGCCCCGCGCGTGCGTGGTGAGTACGGCGACGGTGACGCCCTCGCTGTGGCCGGTCGCCGGGGTCCAGGCGGTCGCCTGGTCGGCGTCGTCGGAGCGGACGCACCACACTCGGTGGCGCTCCGCCTCCGCGGAGGCGGCGGCGTTGGCCTCGGGGTCGCTGGTGGCGATGAGGGCGTACCAGGCCTCGGCGAGGTCGCCGTCCTGGTACGCGCGCCGCACCCAGGTGATCTCCCCCGCGTCCGCCATGGCCTCGACCGAGGGGGTCGCGTGCGGGGAGACGAGGACGATGTCCGCGCCGGCCGCGATGAGCGCCGGGAGGCGGCGCTGGGCGACCTGGCCGCCGCCGAGGACGACCACGCGGCGGCCGGAGAGGCGAAGGCCTACGGGGTAGGCGGGGTGTTCGGCCATGAGGGGCGGCTCCTCGTGCAGCTGTGCGATGGGCGCGCTGCACCTTCGGAGCGGCCCTGACGTGCAGATTTTAAGTGGTGGACAGGGCACGGGACACGGGTGGTCCGACAGCTGAACACCGGACCACCCGTCCCGCGGGCCTACTTCTCCGTGACCCCCGCCGAATCGAACGTGGCCACCTCGTGCATGGCCCGCGCGGTGCTCTGGACCAGCGGCAGGGCGAGCAGGGCGCCCGTGCCCTCACCGAGGCGCAGGTCGAGGTCGACCAGCGGGCGCAGGCCCAGCTTGTTGAGGGCGGCGACGTGGCCGGGCTCGGCGCTGCGGTGGCCGGCGATGCAGGCCGCGAGCACCTCGGGCGCGATGGCGCGGGCCACCAGGGCCGCGGCACCGGCGCTGACGCCGTCCAGGATCACCGGCGTACGCAGCGAGGCACCGCCGAGCAGCAGGCCGACGATGGCCGCGTGCTCGAAGCCGCCGATCGCCGCGAGGACCCCGATCGGGTCGGCCGGGTCCGGCTGGTGGAGCTCCAGGGCGCGGCGGACCACCTCGGTCTTGCGGGCCAGGGTCTCGTCGTTGATGCCCGTGCCGCGCCCGGTCACCTCGGCCGGGTCGGCGCCGGTGAAGACCGAGATCAGCGCGGCGGACGCGGTGGTGTTGGCGATGCCCATCTCACCGGTGAGCAGCGCCTTGTTGCCGGCCGCCACCAGGTCGCGGGCGGTCTCGATGCCGACCTCGATGGCCGCCCTGGCCTCCTCGCGGGTCATCGCGGGGCCGGTGGTCATGTCGGACGTACCACCGCGGATCTTGCGCGGCAGCAGGCCCGGGGTGGCCGGCAGGTCGGCGGCCACGCCCACGTCCACGACGCACACCTCGGCGCCGACCTGGGCGGCGAAGGCGTTGCAGACGGCTCCCCCGCCGAGGAAGTTGGCCACCATCTGGGCCGTGACCTCCTGCGGCCAGGGGGTGACACCCTGGGCGTGCACGCCGTGGTCGCCGGCGAAGATCGCGACGGCTGCGGGCTCCGGGATCGGCGGCGGGCACTGCCGGGAGAGCCCGGACAGCTGCGCGGAGATGATCTCCAGCATGCCGAGCGCGCCGGCCGGCTTGGTCATGCGCTTCTGGCGCTCCCACGCCTCGCCGAGCGCCTTGGCGTCGAGCGGGCGGATCTGTGCGACGGTCTCGGCGAGCAGGTCGTGGGGTTCCTCTCCGGGCAGGGCGCGGCGGCCGTACGTCTCCTCGTGCACCACCCAGGACAGGGGGCGTCGCTTGGACCAGCCGGCCTGCATCAGCTCGGGCTCGTCCGGGAACTCGTCGACGTACCCGACACACAGGTAGGCGACGACCTCCAGGTGCTCGGGCAGGCCGAGCGCGCGGACCATCTCCCGCTCGTCGAAGAAGCTGACCCAGCCGACGCCGAGGCCTTCGGCGCGGGCGGCGAGCCAGAGGTTCTCCACCGCGAGCGCCGAGGAGTAGGGCGCCATCTGCGGCTGGGTGTGACGGCCGAGCGTGTGCCGGCCGCCGCGGGTCGGGTCGGCGGTGACGACGATGTTGACCGGGGTGTCGAGGATCGCCTCGATCTTCAGTTCCTTGAACTGCTTGGCCCGGCCCTTCGGCAGCGACTTGGCGTAGGCCTCGCGCTGACGCATCGCCAGTTCGTGCATCGTCTGCCGGGTCTCGGCGGAGCGGATGACGACGAAGTCCCAGGGCTGCGAGTGGCCCACGGACGGCGCGGTGTGCGCGGCCTCCAGGACTCTGAGCAGCACCTCGTGCGGGATGGGGTCGCTGCGGAAGCCGTTGCGGATGTCGCGGCGCTCGCGCATGACCTTCAGGACGGCCTCGCGCTCGGCGTCGGCGTAGCCGGGCGCGGCCGGGCCGGTGGACTGTCGTGCTTCCGCCACTGCGGCCGTGCTCTCTTCCTGTTCGGCGGCCCTGGTCTGCAGGTCCTCCGCGTGCTGTACGACATCGGGGGCGGGCTCGGCGTCGGGCGCGGCCGGTACGACGTCCGGCTCGCCCTCGCGCGGCGCGGGCACCGTGGCCACGGCCTCCGGCTGCTCCTGCGGGCCCTGCGGGTCCTGCGCGGGCAGGACCAGGGGCTGCGGCGGGGTGGGCGCCAGGTGCGGGGTGGTGGGCACCTGGCCCTCCACCGGCACGAACTGCCCGAGCGGCTGCTCCGGGTCCGGCTCCACCGGCAGTCCGGAGGGCAGCCGCTGCTCCGTGTCCTGCGCGGGCGCGGCGGCTACGGCGGCATCCGGTGCCTGCGGCTGCTGCTGCGCCGCGGCCTGGGCGTCGGCTGTGTGCCGGGCGGCCTCGGCGAGCTGCGGGCCCTGGGCGGCGTGGGGCACGGCCGGCTCGGCCGCCTCCGCGGCACCGGGGGTGTCGGCGGCTGCGGGTGCGGCGGGCTGCTCCGTGCCGGCGTGCGGGGCCGCTGCGGCGGACTCCGCTACGGCGCCGGGGGCGTCGGGGACCGGCTGAGCCGTGACCTGGGGGGCGACCGGCTCGGCGGCCTGGACGGCCGCCGGGGCGGGAGCCGCGGCGATGTGCTGGGGGGCGTCCGGTGCGGCAACAGCCGCGCCGGTCTGCTGGTCCGTGGCCGGAGCGGCAGCCACCGCCTCGGCGGCCAGGGCCGCGTCCTGGGCGCCGGCTACGTCGGCCGCCTCGGCCCCACTCTGGTCCTCGACGGCTGCTTGGGCCTCGACGGGAGCTTGGGCCTGGGCGGCCGCCTGGGCCTCCACAGGAGCTTGGGCCTGGGCGGGCGCCTGGGCCTCGACGGGAGCTTGGGGCTGGGCGGGCGCCTGGGCCTCCACAGGAGCTTGGACCTGGGCGGGCGCCTGGGCCTCGACGGGAGCCTGGGGCGGGGTGACGCCAGCGACCTGTGGGGCGTCGGCGACCTGCGGCGCGGCA contains these protein-coding regions:
- the cobT gene encoding nicotinate-nucleotide--dimethylbenzimidazole phosphoribosyltransferase encodes the protein MTDTGQVPGEGQPESAGMVEQPGVPAHGAYTYLSEAPAEDEDLLLPGAQGAWGNEVPPPAPEPVVEAVHEPGPHETAGRDSGSVDLSGVRLPDSGPVSATPSPILTAPHDPAAAPQPPRRPLHLGPPIPDSSASPVRSLADRGPAGAPVRQPGPQTAGPEYLDGQPLREMAPQSAAPWGSAPAQAGTQAPAAETVGPATPAGQTDAAQAAMARLASQAAAQTPVGDTGQVPVVHGHDGAQPVHAHDGVYTASAAEGVPVAEGAEAGVVSGDGGAVAGTAAAAEAAAAGPGAEAAPGAVGAEAGVVSGDGGTVAGTAAAVEAAAAGPGAEAVDGAVAAPEGGEPGPAQAAEVPGGAQGVEPGAAQAQPMPEAPVADAPEQFVPVESAPGQAVPAETPDNAQPAETAGAEVTSEAGPAPVETADAAQHAAPAGPEQGTQPAEVARAAEAVRTDAAQAAAAGPAVEAAERVDVVQPSAAARPAEAPETVAAVQAADAVQPSGVAQSVDASEVVAVAQAADGVPPAGAAQSVGAPEAVTAVQAADAVQPTGVAQPAEAPEAAAPAQAADAVPAAAVPQANGSEPVAAAPQVADAPQVAGVTPPQAPVEAQAPAQVQAPVEAQAPAQPQAPVEAQAPAQAQAPVEAQAAAQAQAPVEAQAAVEDQSGAEAADVAGAQDAALAAEAVAAAPATDQQTGAAVAAPDAPQHIAAAPAPAAVQAAEPVAPQVTAQPVPDAPGAVAESAAAAPHAGTEQPAAPAAADTPGAAEAAEPAVPHAAQGPQLAEAARHTADAQAAAQQQPQAPDAAVAAAPAQDTEQRLPSGLPVEPDPEQPLGQFVPVEGQVPTTPHLAPTPPQPLVLPAQDPQGPQEQPEAVATVPAPREGEPDVVPAAPDAEPAPDVVQHAEDLQTRAAEQEESTAAVAEARQSTGPAAPGYADAEREAVLKVMRERRDIRNGFRSDPIPHEVLLRVLEAAHTAPSVGHSQPWDFVVIRSAETRQTMHELAMRQREAYAKSLPKGRAKQFKELKIEAILDTPVNIVVTADPTRGGRHTLGRHTQPQMAPYSSALAVENLWLAARAEGLGVGWVSFFDEREMVRALGLPEHLEVVAYLCVGYVDEFPDEPELMQAGWSKRRPLSWVVHEETYGRRALPGEEPHDLLAETVAQIRPLDAKALGEAWERQKRMTKPAGALGMLEIISAQLSGLSRQCPPPIPEPAAVAIFAGDHGVHAQGVTPWPQEVTAQMVANFLGGGAVCNAFAAQVGAEVCVVDVGVAADLPATPGLLPRKIRGGTSDMTTGPAMTREEARAAIEVGIETARDLVAAGNKALLTGEMGIANTTASAALISVFTGADPAEVTGRGTGINDETLARKTEVVRRALELHQPDPADPIGVLAAIGGFEHAAIVGLLLGGASLRTPVILDGVSAGAAALVARAIAPEVLAACIAGHRSAEPGHVAALNKLGLRPLVDLDLRLGEGTGALLALPLVQSTARAMHEVATFDSAGVTEK
- the cobA gene encoding uroporphyrinogen-III C-methyltransferase; its protein translation is MAEHPAYPVGLRLSGRRVVVLGGGQVAQRRLPALIAAGADIVLVSPHATPSVEAMADAGEITWVRRAYQDGDLAEAWYALIATSDPEANAAASAEAERHRVWCVRSDDADQATAWTPATGHSEGVTVAVLTTHARGRDPRHTAAIRDAVVEGLRDGTLVAPHHRTRTPGVALVGGGPGDPDLITVRGRRLLAEADVVIADRLGPRDLLAELPPHVEVIDAAKIPYGRFMAQEAINNALIAHAKQGKAVVRLKGGDPYVFGRGMEEVQALAEAGIPCTVVPGISSSISVPGAAGIPVTHRGVAHEFTVVSGHVAPDDERSLVDWPSLAKLTGTLVILMGVDKIGKIAETLVAHGKSPETPVALVQEGTTAAQRRVDATLATVAETVRTEEVKPPAVIVIGEVVRVGSQTPA